In Syngnathoides biaculeatus isolate LvHL_M chromosome 5, ASM1980259v1, whole genome shotgun sequence, the following are encoded in one genomic region:
- the LOC133501150 gene encoding E3 ubiquitin-protein ligase NHLRC1-like has translation MSVSFLRPWRPEGALREIRVNLLECKVCFEEFDARREERRPQNLSCGHVLCAECIGALSRPLPGKLECPFCRRLCPVDATSHCRALCDLQELLLLEPASPHLDKEEVEENASGASGKALRLTLTFGGWGTLINPTGLAATPSSGSVFVVHDGEKRVAVFTPQGKKRHAFGERGKAGGELCHPADVAATPCGHLVVTDPGDQAVKVFTSRGTHVVTVRGGFSLPWGVDTDGGGNILVSDLRAGTLSRVRVDYKHGVVLEEGAVVASHLERPKAVACCRVNGCTAVVEHASGARRQSYARLTVLGPDFRVLFQTDALSLSLKASVKMGLSAVTFDANGHLLVVDSLQGTIWTFGHVQSVPVLAPLVAERLIRPVGLVSLNDALVVVDGGDHTVKIYS, from the coding sequence ATGTCGGTGTCTTTCCTGCGGCCATGGCGACCCGAGGGCGCGTTGCGAGAGATCCGGGTCAACTTGCTGGAGTGCAAGGTCTGCTTCGAGGAGTTCGACGCTCGGCGGGAAGAGCGGAGGCCGCAGAACCTGTCGTGCGGCCACGTCCTGTGCGCGGAATGCATCGGGGCCCTGTCCCGCCCCCTCccggggaaactggagtgcccctTCTGCCGGCGGCTGTGCCCCGTCGACGCCACCTCCCACTGCCGGGCTCTTTGTGACCTGCAGGAGCTGCTCCTGCTCGAACCCGCGTCCCCCCACCTGGACAAAGAGGAAGTCGAAGAAAATGCCTCGGGTGCGAGCGGGAAAGCCTTGCGCCTGACTTTGACCTTCGGCGGCTGGGGGACGCTGATCAACCCGACTGGGTTGGCGGCCACGCCGTCCTCGGGGTCTGTGTTCGTGGTGCACGATGGCGAGAAGAGGGTGGCGGTCTTCACCCCCCAGGGGAAGAAGCGGCACGCTTTCGGGGAAAGAGGAAAAGCCGGCGGGGAGCTTTGCCACCCGGCGGACGTGGCGGCGACCCCCTGCGGGCACCTGGTGGTGACCGACCCGGGAGATCAAGCCGTCAAGGTGTTCACCTCCAGGGGAACCCACGTCGTCACGGTCAGGGGCGGCTTCTCCCTGCCGTGGGGGGTGGACACCGACGGCGGCGGGAACATCCTGGTGTCGGACCTCCGGGCGGGGACGCTGTCCCGCGTGAGAGTGGACTACAAACATGGCGTCGTGCTGGAGGAGGGGGCGGTGGTGGCGTCACACCTGGAGCGTCCGAAAGCGGTGGCGTGCTGCCGCGTGAACGGTTGCACGGCCGTGGTGGAGCACGCGAGCGGGGCGAGGAGGCAAAGTTACGCCAGGTTGACGGTCCTCGGGCCGGACTTCCGCGTCCTCTTTCAGACGGACGCTTTAAGTCTGAGCCTGAAGGCCTCGGTCAAGATGGGCTTGTCCGCCGTGACGTTTGACGCAAACGGACACTTGCTTGTGGTCGACTCGCTTCAAGGGACCATTTGGACTTTTGGGCACGTGCAAAGCGTTCCCGTCCTCGCTCCTCTTGTGGCGGAGCGCCTCATTCGGCCCGTCGGACTGGTGTCACTTAACGACGCTCTCGTCGTTGTGGACGGTGGAGACCACACAGTCAAGATCTACTCTTGA